TCGAGCAGGTCGCGCTGCTGTTGCTGCGCGCGCGCGGACAACTGGCCCAGCGCGGTCACCGCGCCGGTCTGCGGCAGCGGGTTGCTCTTCAGCCAGTCGGCATTGGCGTAGTCGTAGAAATCGGTGCAGGCGGCGCTGACGACGGGCGCCTTGGCGGCGGCGCGCTTCTTCTTGGGCGCGGCATCGGCGGTGGACGCCAGGGCGATCAGGCCGAGGGCGACAGCGAGGGCAAGCGGACGGGCGTTGAGCATCGGGAGCGAATCCGGTCAGGATTAAAGTCGGCGGAGTTTAACAAGCTGCGGCACGCAGCTGTGTCCGGGTGCGGCGCGCCTGATCCCTGATCTGTTCAGATGGGCGGGTAGGGGGAAGACCGGCGGCCGTCCGGATCGCCGATCGGCCGCGCCGCTGCGGCCGCCGCCGCCCGTGCGGCAGTGACGGCGGCGCAGCGGACGCTTGGCATCGGACCGGACCGCCGTCCGCGCGCATCGCCAAAGAAAAGGCCCGGACATGCCGGGCCTTTCCGTGTCGCGTCGCTACGGCGTGCTTACCAGATCACGACCTGCCGATCGCCGGCGCGGACCATCGGCGAGCCGGCCTTGCACTGGAACGCGGCGGCGAAGGCCGGCAGGTTCGACGGCGCGCCCATCGCGCGGAACTGCGCCGGGGCGTGCGGGTCGGTGGTCAGGCGCACCATCGCGTTCTGCGGGGTGTACTTGGTGCGCCACACGGTGGCCCAATTGAGGAAGAAGTTCTGGTCGCGGGTCATGCCGCCGACCTTCGGATCGTCCTTGCCCTCGGTGGCCTTCTTCAACGCGTCGTAGGCGGTGGACAGGCCGCCCAGGTCGGCGATGTTCTCGCCCAGGGTCAGCTTGCCGTTGACCGGCTTGCCGTCGACCTTGTACTCGTCGAACTGCTTGACCAGCTTGCCGGTGAGCGCGGCGAAGTTCTTGGCATCGGCCGGCGTCCACCAGTTCTCGAAGTTGCCGCTGGGCCCGAAGCGCGCGCCCTGGTCGTCGTAGCCGTGGGTCATTTCGTGGCCGATCACCGCGCCGATGCCGCCGTAGTTGAACGCGTCGTCGGCGTTGGGATCGAAGAACGGCGGCTGCAGGATCGCGGCCGGGAACACGATCTCGTTCTGCAGCGGGTTGTAGTAGGCGTTGACCGTCTGCGGGGTCATGCCCCATTCGGTCTTGTCCACCGGCTTGCCGATCTTGCCCAGGTTGTACTTGTAGTTGAACGCGGTGGCGGCGCGCACGTTGTCCAGGTAGCTGTCGCGCTGCGTGCTCAGGCCGCTGTAGTCGCGCCACTTGTCCGGGTAGCCGATCTTCGGGGTGAAGGTCTCCCACTTGGCGATCGCCTTGGCCTTGGTCTCGTCGCTCATCCAGCTCAGGTGCTCGATGCGCCCCTTCAGCGCCTGGCGCAGGTTGTCGACCAGCTGCTGCATCTTGGCCTTGGCGTCAGGCGAGAAGGCGACCTTGACGTACATCTGGCCCATCGCCTCGCCGGCGCCGTCCTCGATGCTGCCGAGCACGCGCTTCCAGCGCGGCTTCATCTCGGCCTGGCCGTTGAGTTCCTTGCCGTAGAACGCGAAATTCTCCTGCGCGAACGCATCGCTCAGGTACGGCGAGGCGCTGTCGACGGTGTGGAAGCGCAGGTAGGCGCGCCACACCGACGGATCGGCGTCGCCCAGCGCCTTGCTCACTTCCTGGTGGAACGCCGGGATCGCCAGCGAGAACTTCTCCGGCACCGCCACGCCCTGCGACTCGAAGAACTTGGTCCACGGGAAGTTCGGGGCCAGCTTGTCGGCCTCGGCCGGGCTGATCGGGTTGTAGGCCAGCTCGGCGTCGCGCGACATCTCTTCGCTGGACTTGGAGACCTTGGCCAGGCGAGTTTCCAGCGCGATCACGTCCTGCGCCTGCTTGGCCGCATCGGCCGCCGGCACGCCGGACAGCTCCAGCACCTTGGCCACGTGCGCCTGGTAGGCCTTGAGCTTGTCCTTCTTGTCGGCGTCGAAATAGTAGCCGCGGTCCGGCAGGCCCAGGCCAGCCTGCATCGCGTAGGCGATGTTCATCGACGAGTTCTTGAAGTCGGCCTCGGCGCCGAAGCCGAACAGGCCGTTTTCG
This sequence is a window from Xanthomonas sp. CFBP 8443. Protein-coding genes within it:
- a CDS encoding M13-type metalloendopeptidase produces the protein MTAWSFLVTFRNPQLLLLTLAVSAALSGCNKPDAAAPAADTAKTEAAASAPAAAPAELKLDASKLPAYNAFNANDLDPAKDACGDFAGYVNGKWLAANEIPKDRSSWGAFSILDERSVAVQHQLAKQAAAANAQGVDKIVGDFWASGMDEAKVNAQGIEPLKADLAAIDGLKDGPAVAEYLRQSAAKGENGLFGFGAEADFKNSSMNIAYAMQAGLGLPDRGYYFDADKKDKLKAYQAHVAKVLELSGVPAADAAKQAQDVIALETRLAKVSKSSEEMSRDAELAYNPISPAEADKLAPNFPWTKFFESQGVAVPEKFSLAIPAFHQEVSKALGDADPSVWRAYLRFHTVDSASPYLSDAFAQENFAFYGKELNGQAEMKPRWKRVLGSIEDGAGEAMGQMYVKVAFSPDAKAKMQQLVDNLRQALKGRIEHLSWMSDETKAKAIAKWETFTPKIGYPDKWRDYSGLSTQRDSYLDNVRAATAFNYKYNLGKIGKPVDKTEWGMTPQTVNAYYNPLQNEIVFPAAILQPPFFDPNADDAFNYGGIGAVIGHEMTHGYDDQGARFGPSGNFENWWTPADAKNFAALTGKLVKQFDEYKVDGKPVNGKLTLGENIADLGGLSTAYDALKKATEGKDDPKVGGMTRDQNFFLNWATVWRTKYTPQNAMVRLTTDPHAPAQFRAMGAPSNLPAFAAAFQCKAGSPMVRAGDRQVVIW